The sequence TCGCCGCGGTGCTCTCCGCGCGGGCCACGGCCATCGTGCTCGCGCACAACCATCCGTCGGGGGACCCGGAGCCCAGCGTCCAGGACGTGGGGCTCACGGAGCACCTGGCACGGGCGGCGGGGCTGCTGGGCGTGAAGCTGCTGGACCACGTCGTCGTGGGCGACAGCGCGTTCGTGTCGATGCTGGAGCGGGGCATCCTGCCGGACAGCGAGCGGGAGGGCCGGCGCAGGTGCGTCACGGGCGGGGGCTGGTGATGGGGGCGGGCGTGCTGCTGGCGCTGGGGGCAAGCCCCGTGCGCGTGGAGGTGCTGGAGGACACGCGGGCCCAGGTGGTGCGGACCGACGGAGGGCAGGCGTGCACGGTGGAGCGCTGGCGGCTGCCGCAGGGCGCGCGCGAGGGGGACGTCGTCGTGGACGGCCGCCTGGACCCGGAGCGGACGGAGGCGCTGCGGCGGGAGGTGGCGCGGAAACGGGCCGCGCTGGCGGTTCCCCTTCCTCCGGGCCTTGAGCTGTGAGGTGGGGGCACCGGTGCCCACGGAGGGGATTGGCGTTGACGGCCGATCCAGGATGGTGAACATGCGCGCGATGACGGAGTCCCTGCCCTTCCTTGAAGATGCCCAGCAGGGACTGGTGCGGCACTTCGGCCTGTCGGAGTTCCGCCCCGGCCAGGCGCCCGTCATCAACTCCGTCCTCAGCGGCCGCAACACCGTGGTGGTGATGCCCACGGGCGCCGGCAAGAGCCTGTGCTACCAGCTCCCGGCGCTGCTCTTGCCGGGCATCACGCTGGTGGTGTCACCGCTCATCGCGCTGATGAAGGACCAGGTGGAGCAGCTCACCGCGAAGGGCATTCCGGCCACGTACATCAACTCGTCGCTGTCGGACGTGGAGCGGGCGGACCGCCTGCGCAAGCTGCGCGCCCGCGAGTACAAGCTGCTCTACGTGGCGCCGGAGCGCTTCCGCAGTGGAAGCTTCCTGGAGCTGGTGTCCGGGCTGGGCGTCGAGCTGTTCGCCGTGGACGAGGCGCACTGCATCTCCCAGTGGGGCCATGACTTCCGGCCGGACTACGCGCTGCTGGGCCAGGTGCGGAAGCGGCTGCGGCCCCCGCGCACGGTGGCCCTCACCGCCACCGCGACGCCGGAGGTGCGCGAGGACATCGTCCGCG comes from Corallococcus macrosporus and encodes:
- a CDS encoding DUF3006 domain-containing protein, which codes for MGAGVLLALGASPVRVEVLEDTRAQVVRTDGGQACTVERWRLPQGAREGDVVVDGRLDPERTEALRREVARKRAALAVPLPPGLEL